Proteins encoded by one window of Porphyromonas vaginalis:
- the lon gene encoding endopeptidase La — translation MKEDNYDFVETPLPNVGSGGMSIPLPNVIDEDELLDDEHDVLMSRLLGSTYPVLPVFNAVVFPCVLQAVMLTEDKQIDAVNNAISKGQYLVATTSIVDEPDDFITPKSLSKQGVLCWVEDVIHPSPDNVVAIIRGIIRIQTSTYTQTNPYLRCRVEFPLALPRSERDLTKDTELFVAFNKLRYELIELVKMRRMEGAEDFIEALNAQNNLPFLIYFTPAYLSLTPRAKLELLKISDTKHLVMELISYVRQTNELVQINEKIAKQTQSDMDEMQRKHFLEQQIRTIREELGESDFADQTIEELREAATKKQWSEAVQKTFDRELSNLERIPTQAPEYSIQLQYLRLMIDLPWQEYSQDQFDLKHAEEILNRDHFGLERVKERILEHLAVIKLKNDLKSPILCLYGPPGVGKTSLGKSIAESLGRKYVRISLGGLHDEAEIRGHRRTYIGAMCGRIIDSIKKAGTSNPVFVLDEIDKISSDYKGDPAAALLEVLDPEQNVAFHDNYLDVDYDLSKVLFIATANTLSTISRPLLDRMELIQVSGYLLEEKVEIAHRHLVPKELEAHGLTSDQFAIDTDALTYLIEGYTRESGVRSLQKNLAALMRKQAKRVAMGQKYSVQITPEIIQQDLRTPPYTRDIWQDFGMPGIVTGLAWTEVGGEILFIESSTHRGKEGKVILTGNLGDVMKESAVIALDYIKAHCEELEIPESTFDNLEIHLHVPEGAIPKDGPSAGITMATSLVSTLTRRTVKPRIAMSGEITLTGRVLPVGGIKEKILAAKRAGVKTLILSKENEKDILDIKPIYIEGLTFSYVETIKEVLDLALND, via the coding sequence ATGAAAGAAGATAATTACGACTTTGTAGAGACACCTTTACCTAACGTAGGCTCTGGTGGTATGTCCATTCCACTACCCAACGTTATAGATGAAGATGAGCTACTTGACGACGAGCATGATGTTCTTATGTCACGACTGTTAGGAAGTACCTATCCCGTGCTACCTGTCTTTAACGCCGTCGTCTTTCCCTGCGTCTTACAGGCAGTCATGCTGACTGAGGATAAGCAGATAGACGCAGTGAATAATGCGATATCCAAGGGGCAATACCTCGTTGCGACAACATCTATAGTAGATGAGCCTGATGATTTCATCACGCCAAAGTCACTCTCTAAGCAGGGCGTACTATGTTGGGTCGAAGATGTGATCCATCCATCGCCAGACAACGTCGTAGCGATCATACGAGGCATCATACGTATCCAGACCAGCACCTATACACAGACGAATCCCTACCTGCGCTGCCGGGTTGAGTTTCCACTCGCATTACCTCGCTCGGAAAGGGATCTGACGAAAGACACGGAGCTTTTTGTTGCCTTCAACAAGCTGCGCTATGAGCTGATTGAACTGGTCAAAATGCGACGCATGGAGGGCGCTGAGGACTTTATCGAGGCACTCAATGCTCAGAACAACCTCCCCTTTCTAATCTACTTTACCCCTGCTTATCTCTCCCTAACTCCTAGGGCTAAGTTGGAGCTACTCAAGATCTCCGACACGAAGCATCTCGTTATGGAGCTGATCTCCTACGTACGTCAGACGAATGAGTTGGTACAGATCAATGAGAAGATCGCAAAGCAGACCCAGTCGGACATGGACGAGATGCAGCGCAAGCACTTCTTAGAGCAGCAGATACGTACCATTAGAGAGGAGCTAGGCGAGAGCGACTTTGCCGACCAGACCATCGAGGAGCTACGTGAGGCTGCTACGAAAAAGCAATGGAGCGAAGCGGTGCAGAAGACCTTCGACCGTGAGCTAAGCAACCTAGAGCGCATCCCGACACAAGCTCCCGAGTACTCGATACAGCTACAGTACCTGCGTCTGATGATCGACCTACCGTGGCAAGAGTATAGTCAAGATCAGTTTGACCTCAAGCATGCGGAGGAGATACTGAACCGTGACCACTTCGGGCTAGAGCGTGTCAAGGAGCGTATCCTAGAGCATCTAGCCGTCATCAAGCTCAAGAACGATCTCAAGTCCCCAATACTCTGTCTCTATGGTCCTCCAGGTGTGGGTAAGACTTCGCTGGGCAAGAGCATCGCCGAGAGCCTCGGACGTAAGTATGTGCGCATCTCCCTGGGAGGTCTGCACGACGAGGCGGAGATACGTGGACACCGACGCACCTACATAGGAGCAATGTGCGGACGTATCATAGACAGCATCAAGAAGGCGGGGACGAGCAATCCGGTCTTCGTACTAGACGAGATAGACAAGATCTCGTCAGACTACAAGGGCGACCCCGCAGCTGCACTCCTAGAGGTGCTAGACCCAGAGCAAAATGTGGCCTTCCACGATAACTACCTAGACGTAGACTATGACCTGAGCAAGGTACTCTTTATAGCTACCGCCAATACGCTCAGCACCATCTCACGTCCACTCCTAGACCGTATGGAGCTGATACAGGTGTCGGGCTATCTGCTGGAGGAGAAGGTCGAGATAGCTCACCGCCATCTCGTACCCAAGGAGCTGGAGGCGCACGGACTGACAAGCGACCAGTTTGCCATAGACACTGACGCCCTAACCTATCTCATCGAGGGCTACACCCGAGAGAGTGGCGTGAGATCGCTACAGAAGAACCTCGCAGCGCTCATGCGCAAGCAGGCTAAGCGTGTCGCCATGGGACAGAAGTACAGCGTACAGATCACTCCTGAGATCATACAGCAAGACCTTCGCACGCCACCCTACACACGAGACATCTGGCAAGACTTTGGCATGCCAGGCATCGTCACAGGTCTAGCGTGGACTGAAGTGGGTGGTGAGATACTTTTCATCGAGAGCTCCACACATCGTGGTAAGGAGGGCAAGGTGATCCTCACGGGCAACCTAGGAGATGTGATGAAGGAGAGTGCCGTCATAGCTCTAGACTATATCAAGGCACACTGCGAGGAGCTGGAGATACCAGAGAGCACTTTTGACAATCTAGAGATACACCTACACGTCCCCGAGGGAGCTATCCCGAAGGATGGTCCGAGTGCGGGTATTACGATGGCAACCTCACTCGTCTCTACCTTGACCCGGCGCACGGTGAAGCCTCGCATCGCTATGAGTGGCGAGATAACGCTCACAGGGCGTGTACTCCCCGTGGGAGGTATCAAGGAGAAGATCTTAGCTGCTAAGCGGGCTGGTGTCAAGACGCTCATCCTGAGCAAAGAGAATGAGAAGGACATCCTAGACATCAAGCCTATATACATTGAGGGCTTGACCTTCTCCTATGTAGAGACGATCAAGGAGGTGCTAGACCTTGCGCTCAACGACTAG
- a CDS encoding site-specific integrase, whose translation MRRQFKVSFYLRSNYENKEGKSPIMLRIFLNREMANLGTTKLFVKKSMWNNSTSRMKGRTAEALTLNASLDSLSTSLYEMFGKMKEEEDLTVERLKQVYLGRDKEFTTLLPVIDRYLDHIAQQVGKSLSKDSLQKYTVVKTHFVRFLKSTYNREDIGLLEFTPSVVMDFELYLKTKANLAHNTAQKKLKLLKTMTIFAQKRGIIMHDPFLDIKFHTKPVDRGFLTEDEVSLIVAKDLTRLPRLELVRDIFIFSCFTGLAYIDVRNLTPEDIVVMDDKEWVMSKRKKTNIAFNVLLLDLPKAIISKYNHDTYRDGKLFPILSNQKMNSYLKEIADICGIKKNLTFHLARHTFATLCLSKGVPMESVSKMLGHTNIRTTQIYARITNKKIEHDMEQFADKLGKFNTAMGIGENRWQ comes from the coding sequence ATGAGAAGACAGTTTAAGGTATCCTTCTACCTACGCTCTAACTACGAGAATAAAGAAGGGAAATCTCCAATCATGCTTAGGATCTTTCTCAATCGAGAAATGGCAAACCTTGGCACTACAAAGCTCTTTGTAAAGAAGAGTATGTGGAATAACTCCACCAGTCGGATGAAAGGACGTACGGCTGAAGCACTAACCCTTAACGCCTCCTTAGACTCACTTTCCACCTCTCTATATGAGATGTTTGGGAAAATGAAAGAAGAGGAGGACTTAACAGTCGAAAGACTAAAGCAAGTATATCTTGGCAGAGACAAGGAGTTTACTACTTTACTCCCAGTCATAGATAGATATCTAGACCATATAGCACAACAAGTGGGAAAGTCTCTTAGTAAAGACAGCTTGCAGAAATACACCGTGGTTAAGACACACTTCGTGCGATTCTTAAAATCCACCTACAACCGAGAGGATATAGGTCTCTTAGAGTTTACACCCTCAGTGGTTATGGACTTTGAACTCTATCTTAAGACGAAAGCTAATTTAGCTCATAACACGGCACAGAAGAAGCTCAAACTTCTTAAGACAATGACAATATTCGCACAAAAGAGAGGCATAATCATGCATGACCCTTTCCTTGACATCAAATTCCACACGAAACCTGTTGACAGAGGGTTTTTAACGGAAGATGAGGTATCCCTTATTGTTGCCAAAGATTTAACAAGACTGCCACGGTTGGAGCTTGTAAGAGATATATTCATATTCTCTTGCTTTACTGGTTTGGCTTACATTGATGTACGCAACCTAACTCCAGAGGATATAGTAGTTATGGATGACAAAGAATGGGTTATGTCAAAAAGGAAAAAGACTAACATTGCATTTAATGTCCTACTCCTTGATCTTCCCAAAGCCATTATTTCTAAGTACAACCATGACACATATAGAGATGGCAAGCTCTTCCCTATCCTTAGCAATCAGAAGATGAATTCGTATTTGAAGGAGATTGCTGATATTTGTGGTATCAAGAAGAACTTGACCTTCCACTTAGCGCGACATACCTTTGCTACTCTCTGTCTTAGTAAGGGTGTTCCTATGGAGAGTGTATCTAAGATGCTGGGTCATACCAATATCCGAACAACGCAAATCTATGCCCGTATCACCAATAAGAAGATTGAACATGACATGGAGCAGTTTGCTGATAAACTAGGCAAGTTCAATACGGCAATGGGTATCGGGGAGAATCGCTGGCAATAA
- a CDS encoding DUF1896 domain-containing protein, with amino-acid sequence MKTTNKKELSYFRLKLEGYLSEHFPEKVEDKSFIKARADEALTTYCDAVEEGFSYPEAESMASEVLYRDLHFSKYDTLVSVLENEFEKELPSPLPERLSQILLGNKAIQNLFDKYNLTDEFVTTPEYDTLYTELTGTVVLLIEANQLPTVGNVSALG; translated from the coding sequence ATGAAGACAACGAATAAGAAAGAACTATCCTACTTTCGCTTAAAGCTGGAGGGCTACCTTAGTGAGCATTTCCCTGAAAAGGTGGAAGACAAGTCCTTTATCAAGGCACGAGCTGATGAAGCTCTTACTACCTACTGTGATGCTGTGGAAGAAGGATTCTCATATCCCGAAGCAGAGAGTATGGCGAGTGAAGTACTGTATCGTGACCTGCATTTCTCCAAATACGACACGCTTGTGTCCGTCTTGGAGAATGAGTTTGAAAAGGAGCTCCCCTCCCCACTCCCCGAACGACTCTCTCAGATACTTCTCGGGAACAAGGCGATACAAAACCTATTTGACAAGTATAACCTTACGGATGAATTTGTTACAACACCTGAGTATGATACGCTCTACACAGAACTGACAGGAACAGTTGTACTTCTTATCGAAGCTAATCAACTTCCCACGGTAGGCAATGTGAGTGCATTAGGGTAG